From one Macaca nemestrina isolate mMacNem1 chromosome 3, mMacNem.hap1, whole genome shotgun sequence genomic stretch:
- the LOC105487887 gene encoding dihydropteridine reductase isoform X2, with product MAAAAAGEARRVLWVASIDVVENEEASASIVVKMTDSFTEQADQVTAEVGKLLGEEKVDAILCVAGGWAGGNAKSKSLFKNCDLMWKQSIWTSTISSHLATKHLKEGGLLTLAGAKAALDGTPGMIGYGMAKGAVHQLCQSLAGKNSGMPPRAAAIAVLPVTLDTPMNRKSMPEADFSSWTPLEFLVETFHDWITGKNRPSSGSLIQVVTTEGRTELTPAYF from the exons ATGGCGGCGGCGGCTGCAGGCGAGGCGCGCCGGGTGCTG TGGGTTGCCAGCATTGACGTGGTGGAGAATGAAGAGGCCAGCGCTAGCATCGTCGTTAAAATGACAGACTCGTTCACTGAGCAGGCTGACCAG GTGACTGCTGAGGTTGGAAAGCTCTTGGGTGAAGAGAAGGTGGATGCAATTCTTTGCGTTGCTGGAGGATGGGCCGGGGGCAATGCCAAATCCAAGT CTCTCTTTAAGAACTGTGACCTGATGTGGAAGCAGAGCATATGGACCTCAACCATCTCCAGCCATCTGGCTACCAAGCATCTCAAGGAAGGAGGCCTCCTGACCTTGGCTGGCGCAAAGGCTGCCCTGGATGGGACTCCTG GTATGATCGGGTACGGCATGGCCAAGGGTGCTGTTCACCAGCTCTGCCAGAGCCTGGCTGGGAAGAACAGCGGCATGCCGCCCAGGGCAGCCGCCATCGCTGTGCTCCC GGTTACCCTGGATACCCCGATGAACAGGAAATCAATGCCTGAGGCTGACTTCAGCTCCTGGACACCCTTAGAATTCCTAGTTGA AACCTTCCATGACTGGATCACAGGGAAAAACCGACCGAGCTCAGGAAGCCTAATCCAGGTGGTTACTACGGAAGGAAGGACGGAACTCACCCCAGCATATTTTTAG
- the LOC105487887 gene encoding dihydropteridine reductase isoform X1 — MAAAAAGEARRVLVYGGRGALGSRCVEAFRARNWWVASIDVVENEEASASIVVKMTDSFTEQADQVTAEVGKLLGEEKVDAILCVAGGWAGGNAKSKSLFKNCDLMWKQSIWTSTISSHLATKHLKEGGLLTLAGAKAALDGTPGMIGYGMAKGAVHQLCQSLAGKNSGMPPRAAAIAVLPVTLDTPMNRKSMPEADFSSWTPLEFLVETFHDWITGKNRPSSGSLIQVVTTEGRTELTPAYF, encoded by the exons ATGGCGGCGGCGGCTGCAGGCGAGGCGCGCCGGGTGCTGGTATACGGCGGCAGGGGCGCGCTGGGTTCTCGATGCGTGGAGGCGTTTCGGGCCCGCAACTGG TGGGTTGCCAGCATTGACGTGGTGGAGAATGAAGAGGCCAGCGCTAGCATCGTCGTTAAAATGACAGACTCGTTCACTGAGCAGGCTGACCAG GTGACTGCTGAGGTTGGAAAGCTCTTGGGTGAAGAGAAGGTGGATGCAATTCTTTGCGTTGCTGGAGGATGGGCCGGGGGCAATGCCAAATCCAAGT CTCTCTTTAAGAACTGTGACCTGATGTGGAAGCAGAGCATATGGACCTCAACCATCTCCAGCCATCTGGCTACCAAGCATCTCAAGGAAGGAGGCCTCCTGACCTTGGCTGGCGCAAAGGCTGCCCTGGATGGGACTCCTG GTATGATCGGGTACGGCATGGCCAAGGGTGCTGTTCACCAGCTCTGCCAGAGCCTGGCTGGGAAGAACAGCGGCATGCCGCCCAGGGCAGCCGCCATCGCTGTGCTCCC GGTTACCCTGGATACCCCGATGAACAGGAAATCAATGCCTGAGGCTGACTTCAGCTCCTGGACACCCTTAGAATTCCTAGTTGA AACCTTCCATGACTGGATCACAGGGAAAAACCGACCGAGCTCAGGAAGCCTAATCCAGGTGGTTACTACGGAAGGAAGGACGGAACTCACCCCAGCATATTTTTAG